A stretch of the Calliopsis andreniformis isolate RMS-2024a unplaced genomic scaffold, iyCalAndr_principal scaffold0361, whole genome shotgun sequence genome encodes the following:
- the LOC143187841 gene encoding uncharacterized protein LOC143187841: MSNPVKEQLTLPALEVEMEDIQSRIRGMTRLVTNLKKKGRNNYTISLLKQKLEYVTDVWRDIQERVKQLKKEVPDSKRKVIPFFGESTMDDAEDAFHEAQNFLMTELDSLIQEKESAGFGNPGNTAGAGATGQPSTLELPKQNLPRFSGDPRKWCHFADLFTASIIKDQRLSDAQRLQYLNGCLEGEALASIATLEIADRNFKPAWDTLTEQFGNPRRMVLQLLATFTKLKPIRTGDIESLQQVTVGWKQTLAALQKLGRKVEHYSDVLVILIKSKLDQSLEWEWEGTQKLNQEIPSFNEMLDFLREQEHRLHVLINPVQKQAVDPTSKPRIRQHNAVVESSPGPTLECTFCGLTHGITTCKKFKLLTPELRFHYIKANQSCINCLASTHTVARCPKNAACTKCSKKHHTILHFDAPQVGTGNRRSTKKPQQGQREAGRSNVSAREPANVNTKSRASTSSADVTSHCSATESGTPAVFLATANVRVTGKGGTTRIARALIDQGSEASFISANLANDLRLARRKTPATVTGLGGGKAWISSSVRHVALRRRSAPVHTWCPESPHRPIEVLIGAGTYASIIRPGLRRFGKRGPIAQETALGWILSGPVDAATSSPNPVRTLHCTVLESLDKAIRRFWEIEEIPSKLVNTKAEDECEEYFAKTVARDATGRFIVRLPFNHENPDELLGESLPIALSALTRLRKKLDLDPTLMREYSEFLTEYESLSHMTRLEFLDKTRLYIPHRAVVRTESATTKLRVVFNASSKTAGGRSLNDILHVGPKLQNDITAVLTRWRLYQYVLVADIEKMFRQILVAAEDRRFQCIVWRTPETERNIAFELKTVTYGTACAPYLSMRTLLELKKQDGDRFPFAAPILEKDVYVDDVFMGAPDKLLLEQIRKQTCELLQQGGFNLRKWAGNSPDLLGNIPHSSHSHAVDLDLFDNSELKVLGLRWIPSGDFFYFNLQRFQPSATPITKRTLFSEIAKLYDPLGWLSPVVIRAKTLMQSQWLEKIQWDEQVSAETLKMWNTFCADWSRLNQWKLPRWIRYGADTTSVELHGFCDASLAAYSAVTYLRVTTIDNGVFTSLLMAKTRVAPIKTQSIPVLELNGAVLLAELILHVRDSLAMKIDRVVCWTDSTIALAWLKKHPSTWKVIVANRVSKIQTALPNAEWRYVPTRSNPADLNSRGIDAAEFLQSNLWTFGPTWLSEAEAQWPAIPASVETDESKRVAHAHVATPKPEWDFLFRFQSWRKLLRVTAYCLRWRRPSRVNQRSNAGQVIEAAEMRNAAERLARHIQGSHFAEEYRCLKNHRSIPVKSPLKSLNPFLDDKDVLRVGGRLENATLAWETKHPIILPKHYVSTLIIRQCHVDTLHGGLQLTLHTVRQNYWILGCRNAAKTVVNKCMRCVRWRGNTSTQIMQHLTPERCRPSRAFDNCGVDYAGPYRVRDSAGRGKTAHKAYIAVFVCYATRAVHIELVHDYTTSAFLAALDRFVARRGIPSCIFSDNGTNFVGADRELQQHCRAVFSATDTHNKCGAIGIQWRFNPPSAPHFGGMQEAGVKSVKHHLKRTLGEFTPTGEEMQTLLCKIEASLNSRPIAPLTDDPDDYASLTPGHFLTGGPLNAIPLQGDTKVRPIVLEENRTIGTPNPLGRGDEVFPSLSLQGKKRPREIAGATEIGWERRGGRSSLDQAMDNNVATQKEISDSFDRCLKIGEKALQPDTHTAEQREPALEPPREKTEEPPSQLPGEEWLFKMGPLELRVPEHIPRTTRRYRYTAPGGRYVLRWDKEQRLTSLLWRPDHVASTMDSRPGHSTSTTPVPEAKVRGRATPSREERRPPAPTAVTPRTAETTRSPQTSGRARRPPRPRGPTLEELTRAAVGIAVETSMRLLQQQQQLHPQQSASPPAHKRQRR; encoded by the exons ATGTCGAACCCCGTAAAGGAGCAGTTGACTCTTCCTGCCCTGGAGGTCGAGATGGAGGATATTCAGTCACGAATTCGGGGAATGACCCGACTCGTGACTAATCTGAAGAAAAAGGGGCGAAATAATTATACCATCTCTCTCCTCAAGCAGAAGTTGGAGTATGTAACTGACGTTTGGAGGGACATCCAAGAGCGAGTTAAACAGCTCAAAAAGGAGGTCCCTGACAGCAAACGGAAGGTCATACCCTTCTTCGGCGAGAGCACGATGGATGATGCAGAAGATGCGTTCCATGAAGCTCAGAACTTCCTGATGACGGAATTGGACAGCCTCATACAGGAAAAGGAATCGGCTGGATTCGGCAACCCCGGGAATACCGCGGGTGCCGGAGCAACCGGCCAGCCTAGTACGCTTGAGCTTCCCAAGCAGAATTTACCGAGATTTAGCGGAGATCCGCGAAAGTGGTGTCACTTTGCGGATCTGTTCACCGCCAGCATAATCAAAGATCAACGGTTGTCAGATGCGCAACGTTTGCAATATCTGAACGGCTGCTTGGAAGGAGAGGCACTCGCATCGATTGCCACGCTTGAAATTGCGGATCGCAATTTCAAGCCGGCGTGGGATACCCTGACCGAACAATTCGGGAACCCACGTCGCATGGTGCTTCAGCTTCTCGCAACATTCACGAAGCTGAAGCCGATCAGGACGGGCGACATAGAAAGCCTGCAACAGGTCACCGTCGGCTGGAAACAAACGCTCGCCGCGCTCCAGAAGCTGGGGCGCAAGGTAGAGCATTACAGCGACGTGTTGGTCATCCTGATAAAATCTAAGTTGGACCAATCCCTAGAATGGGAATGGGAGGGCACGCAAAAGCTCAACCAAGAAATCCCCTCATTTAATGAGATGTTGGATTTTCTCAGGGAGCAAGAGCACAGACTGCACGTGCTGATCAACCCGGTACAAAAACAAGCGGTTGACCCCACGTCAAAACCTCGCATACGGCAACATAACGCCGTAGTCGAAAGCTCTCCCGGTCCAACCTTGGAGTGTACATTCTGCGGACTGACGCACGGAATTACAACGTGCAAAAAGTTCAAGCTGCTCACGCCTGAATTGCGCTTCCATTATATTAAAGCGAATCAGTCGTGTATAAACTGTCTCGCTTCGACTCACACAGTCGCGCGTTGCCCTAAGAACGCAGCGTGTACAAAGTGCAGTAAGAAGCATCACACTATTCTGCACTTTGACGCACCACAAGTCGGCACAGGCAATCGTCGGTCGACGAAAAAGCCACAGCAGGGCCAGCGGGAAGCGGGACGGAGTAACGTCTCCGCACGTGAGCCCGCGAATGTAAACACGAAATCTCGTGCTTCTACATCAAGCGCCGACGTGACGTCGCACTGTAGTGCGACGGAGAGCGGAACACCAGCTGTGTTTCTGGCGACGGCAAATGTGCGAGTCACAGGAAAGGGAGGCACGACGCGCATCGCGCGTGCACTCATAGACCAGGGCTCGGAAGCCTCCTTCATTTCCGCGAACCTCGCAAATGACTTGCGACTCGCGAGAAGGAAAACCCCAGCCACAGTTACGGGCTTGGGGGGCGGAAAAGCGTGGATATCGAGTTCGGTTCGACACGTTGCACTGAGGAGGCGTTCCGCACCAGTGCATACGTGGTGTCCCGAATCACCTC ACCGCCCAATAGAGGTGCTGATCGGAGCTGGGACATATGCGAGTATCATTCGACCAGGGCTTCGGCGATTCGGTAAGCGAGGGCCGATCGCGCAGGAAACAGCTTTAGGCTGGATACTGTCAGGCCCGGTCGACGCAGCCACCTCTTCCCCAAACCCCGTGAGGACGCTGCATTGCACCGTCCTCGAATCGCTCGACAAAGCGATACGAAGGTTCTGGGAGATAGAGGAGATTCCCTCGAAATTGGTGAATACCAAGGCCGAGGACGAATGCGAAGAATACTTCGCAAAAACCGTCGCGCGAGACGCGACGGGACGATTCATCGTTCGGTTGCCCTTCAACCACGAAAACCCGGACGAGCTGTTGGGAGAATCTCTTCCAATAGCTCTCTCCGCGTTGACTAGGTTAAGGAAAAAACTGGACCTGGATCCAACCCTCATGAGGGAATACAGTGAGTTTCTCACTGAATATGAGTCGTTGAGTCATATGACTCGCCTAGAGTTCCTCGACAAGACACGACTCTACATTCCACATAGAGCGGTTGTTCGAACGGAAAGCGCTACGACGAAGCTGCGCGTCGTGTTTAACGCTTCCAGTAAAACAGCGGGCGGACGCTCGCTGAACGACATCCTCCACGTAGGACCGAAGCTACAGAACGATATCACCGCTGTATTAACGCGGTGGCGTCTGTATCAATACGTGCTAGTAGCAGATATAGAGAAAATGTTTCGACAAATTCTCGTAGCTGCAGAGGATCGTCGATTCCAATGCATCGTGTGGCGCACGCCAGAAACCGAACGAAATATAGCGTTCGAGTTAAAAACCGTGACCTACGGTACGGCGTGTGCCCCATATTTATCGATGCGAACGCTTCTCGAGCTGAAAAAACAGGACGGCGACCGCTTCCCGTTCGCCGCTCCTATCCTCGAGAAGGACGTCTATGTTGACGACGTGTTTATGGGAGCTCCGGACAAACTATTGTTGGAGCAAATCCGTAAACAAACGTGCGAGCTCTTACAGCAAGGTGGATTTAACCTTCGTAAGTGGGCTGGAAATTCGCCAGATTTATTAGGCAATATTCCACATAGCTCGCACTCCCACGCAGTCGACCTTGATTTGTTTGATAATTCCGAATTAAAGGTACTCGGTCTGCGATGGATTCCATCAGGAGATTTTTTCTACTTTAATCTGCAACGCTTCCAACCGTCTGCAACACCGATCACAAAGCGTACTTTGTTTTcggaaattgcaaaattatacGACCCTCTCGGCTGGCTTTCGCCAGTCGTGATTCGCGCGAAAACTTTAATGCAGTCCCAATGGCTGGAGAAAATCCAGTGGGACGAGCAAGTTTCCGCAGAAACGCTCAAAATGTGGAACACATTTTGTGCGGATTGGAGCAGATTGAACCAGTGGAAACTTCCCCGATGGATCCGTTATGGAGCCGACACGACTTCTGTGGAACTGCACGGATTTTGTGACGCATCGCTCGCAGCCTATTCGGCCGTCACTTATTTAAGAGTGACGACGATAGACAACGGTGTGTTTACATCGCTGTTGATGGCAAAAACGCGAGTGGCTCCAATAAAAACACAGTCGATCCCAGTTCTTGAATTGAACGGGGCCGTACTGCTAGCCGAGCTAATCTTGCACGTGAGAGACTCACTTGCAATGAAAATAGATCGTGTAGTCTGCTGGACAGACTCAACGATCGCTCTAGCTTGGCTGAAAAAACACCCATCGACCTGGAAGGTTATAGTGGCCAACCGAGTGTCGAAAATCCAAACGGCCCTCCCGAACGCGGAATGGCGTTACGTGCCGACCCGTTCGAACCCCGCGGATTTAAATTCGCGCGGGATCGACGCGGCAGAATTTCTGCAGTCGAACCTATGGACGTTTGGACCGACATGGCTGAGCGAAGCGGAAGCGCAATGGCCCGCCATACCCGCTTCCGTTGAGACCGACGAAAGCAAGCGCGTAGCGCATGCACACGTAGCAACTCCGAAGCCGGAATGGGATTTTCTGTTCCGTTTTCAATCATGGAGAAAACTGTTACGTGTAACGGCGTACTGTCTTCGTTGGCGAAGACCGTCGCGCGTCAATCAAAGGTCAAACGCCGGTCAAGTAATCGAGGCGGCAGAAATGCGTAACGCAGCTGAGCGCCTCGCACGCCATATACAGGGCTCGCATTTCGCAGAGGAATACCGATGCTTAAAAAATCATCGCAGTATCCCTGTGAAATCTCCCTTAAAAAGTCTCAACCCGTTCCTCGACGATAAGGACGTCCTGCGAGTCGGTGGAAGACTGGAGAATGCGACACTTGCATGGGAAACCAAGCACCCGATAATACTGCCTAAGCATTATGTTTCGACATTAATAATTAGGCAGTGCCACGTAGATACGTTGCATGGGGGCTTGCAGTTGACCTTGCACACTGTCAGGCAAAATTATTGGATTCTCGGTTGTCGAAATGCAGCGAAAACCGTGGTCAACAAATGCATGCGATGCGTAAGGTGGCGAGGCAACACGTCCACGCAAATAATGCAGCATCTGACCCCGGAGCGCTGTCGCCCGTCAAGAGCATTCGACAATTGCGGAGTGGATTACGCGGGACCTTACCGTGTCCGCGACTCCGCGGGCCGAGGCAAAACAGCTCACAAAGCGTACATCGCGGTGTTTGTTTGTTACGCTACGAGGGCTGTCCATATCGAACTCGTCCATGACTACACGACGAGCGCGTTCTTAGCCGCACTCGATCGGTTTGTTGCACGACGAGGAATCCCGTCCTGCATTTTCAGTGACAATGGAACCAATTTCGTCGGTGCCGATCGAGAATTACAACAGCACTGTCGTGCAGTATTTTCTGCAACGGACACGCATAATAAATGCGGTGCTATCGGCATTCAGTGGCGGTTTAATCCACCCAGTGCCCCACACTTCGGTGGAATGCAGGAGGCCGGCGTGAAATCGGTGAAACACCATTTGAAACGCACGTTGGGAGAGTTCACACCAACGGGAGAGGAAATGCAGACGCTGCTCTGCAAGATCGAAGCGAGTCTTAACTCGCGACCGATCGCTCCCCTGACTGACGACCCAGACGACTATGCGTCTCTTACGCCCGGTCACTTCCTGACAGGCGGACCACTAAATGCGATTCCGCTGCA GGGAGACACCAAGGTGAGACCGATTGTTCTAGAAGAAAATCGAACGATCGGGACCCCCAATCCCCTTGGGAGGGGAGACGAAGTATTTCCGTCTCTATCTCTCCAAGGGAAAAAGCGCCCCCGCGAAATCGCGGGCGCTACCGAAATCGGTTGGGAGCGTCGCGGTGGCCGAAGCAGTCTAGATCAAGCCATGGACAACAACGTAGCAACCCAAAAGGAAATCTCCGACAGCTTCGACCGCTGCTTGAAGATCGGGGAGAAGGCGTTGCAGCCGGACACCCACACCGCTGAACAAAGGGAGCCGGCGCTCGAGCCCCCACGGGAAAAGACAGAGGAGCCCCCGTCTCAGCTGCCCGGGGAGGAATGGCTCTTTAAGATGGGTCCTCTCGAGCTCCGGGTCCCGGAGCATATTCCCCGAACCACCAGGAGGTACCGCTACACCGCCCCTGGAGGACGTTATGTCCTCCGTTGGGACAAAGAGCAGCGGTTAACATCGCTGCTCTGGAGACCCGACCACGTGGCCTCCACGATGGACTCACGCCCGGGGCACTCCACCAGCACCACCCCCGTACCGGAAGCCAAGGTGAGGGGACGAGCTACACCCTCAAGGGAGGAGAGGCGACCTCCTGCCCCCACAGCGGTGACTCCAAGGACCGCGGAAACCACCAGGTCCCCGCAAACCTCCGGTCGCGCTAGGCGACCACCACGGCCTCGCGGCCCAACGTTGGAGGAACTGACGCGCGCGGCCGTCGGCATCGCGGTAGAAACATCAATGCGGCTgctgcagcaacagcagcagctacACCCGCAGCAGAGCGCGTCTCCACCAGCGCATAA acgccaacgtcgctaa